In a genomic window of Staphylococcus taiwanensis:
- the pheS gene encoding phenylalanine--tRNA ligase subunit alpha, which produces MTQNDSMAELKQQALVDINEAQNERELQDVKVKYLGKKGSVSGLMKNMKDLPNEEKPAYGQKVNELRQTIQNELDEKQELLKNEKLNQQLAEETIDVTLPSRQISIGSKHPLTRTVEEIEDLFLGLGYEIVDGYEVEQDYYNFEALNLPKSHPARDMQDSFYITDEILMRTHTSPVQARTMEKRNGQGPVKIICPGKVYRRDSDDATHSHQFTQIEGLVVDKNIKMSDLKGTLELVAKKLFGADREIRLRPSYFPFTEPSVEVDVSCFKCKGKGCNVCKHTGWIEILGAGMVHPNVLEMAGFDSNEYSGFAFGMGPDRIAMLKYGIEDIRHFYTNDVRFLEQFKAVEDRGEA; this is translated from the coding sequence ATGACTCAAAACGATTCAATGGCAGAATTAAAACAACAAGCACTTGTTGATATTAATGAAGCTCAAAATGAACGCGAATTACAAGATGTTAAAGTTAAATACTTAGGTAAAAAAGGTTCAGTAAGTGGCTTAATGAAAAATATGAAAGATTTACCTAATGAAGAAAAACCAGCTTATGGTCAAAAAGTAAATGAACTACGTCAAACCATTCAAAATGAATTAGACGAAAAGCAAGAATTGCTAAAAAATGAAAAATTAAACCAACAATTAGCTGAAGAGACAATTGATGTGACACTACCAAGTCGTCAAATCAGTATTGGTTCTAAACACCCTTTAACAAGAACAGTAGAAGAAATTGAAGACTTATTCTTAGGATTAGGTTATGAAATTGTTGATGGTTATGAAGTCGAGCAAGACTACTATAACTTTGAAGCATTAAATTTACCTAAATCTCATCCAGCACGAGATATGCAAGATAGTTTTTATATTACTGATGAAATATTGATGCGTACGCATACGTCTCCCGTTCAAGCACGTACAATGGAAAAACGTAATGGGCAAGGACCTGTAAAAATAATTTGTCCTGGTAAAGTTTATCGTCGTGATTCAGATGATGCGACACATAGTCATCAATTTACACAAATTGAAGGCTTAGTGGTCGATAAAAATATTAAAATGAGTGACCTAAAAGGAACATTAGAATTAGTTGCGAAAAAATTATTCGGTGCTGATCGTGAAATTCGTTTACGTCCAAGTTACTTCCCATTCACTGAGCCTTCTGTAGAAGTAGACGTATCTTGTTTCAAATGTAAAGGTAAAGGATGTAACGTATGTAAACACACAGGATGGATTGAAATTTTAGGTGCGGGTATGGTGCATCCAAATGTACTTGAAATGGCTGGTTTCGATTCAAATGAATATTCTGGTTTCGCATTTGGTATGGGTCCTGACCGTATCGCGATGTTGAAATATGGTATTGAAGATATACGTCATTTTTATACCAATGATGTTCGATTCCTTGAGCAATTTAAAGCTGTTGAAGATAGAGGTGAAGCATAA
- a CDS encoding RNA methyltransferase encodes MEQITSAQNSKIKNANKLKKKRDRDKTGQALIEGIHLIEEAYQSGITINQLFVIEPDRTDGALIDYAQETFEINMKVAESLSGTMTPQGFFAVIEKPEYDVTQAKQVLLIDRIQDPGNLGTLIRTADAAGLDLIVMEKGTADPYQDKVLRASQGSVFHIPVVTRDLKTFMLDFNGPVYGTALVNAKPYRNIESQDTFALLLGNEGEGVSKDLLNETSQNLTIPIYGKAESLNVAIAGSILLYHLKG; translated from the coding sequence ATGGAACAAATTACATCTGCTCAAAATAGTAAAATCAAAAACGCAAATAAGCTAAAGAAGAAACGTGATCGAGATAAAACAGGCCAAGCACTTATAGAAGGTATACATCTAATTGAAGAAGCGTACCAAAGTGGAATTACGATTAACCAATTATTTGTAATCGAGCCAGATAGAACAGATGGTGCACTTATCGATTATGCACAAGAAACATTTGAAATTAATATGAAAGTTGCAGAGTCATTGTCTGGGACAATGACTCCTCAAGGATTTTTTGCAGTAATTGAAAAACCTGAATACGATGTTACTCAGGCAAAGCAAGTGTTATTAATTGACCGAATTCAAGATCCTGGTAATTTGGGAACATTAATTCGAACTGCTGATGCAGCAGGTCTTGACCTAATAGTTATGGAAAAAGGAACTGCCGATCCATATCAAGATAAAGTTTTACGTGCGAGTCAAGGTAGTGTATTTCATATACCAGTTGTAACAAGGGATTTAAAAACATTTATGTTGGATTTTAATGGCCCTGTATATGGTACGGCGCTTGTAAATGCAAAACCATATAGAAATATTGAATCTCAAGATACTTTCGCCTTATTATTAGGAAATGAAGGTGAGGGGGTTAGCAAAGATTTATTAAACGAGACATCACAAAACTTAACTATCCCGATCTATGGTAAAGCAGAAAGTTTAAATGTTGCTATTGCTGGTAGTATTTTACTTTACCATTTGAAAGGTTGA
- the rpmF gene encoding 50S ribosomal protein L32 has protein sequence MAVPKRRTSKTRKNKRRTHFKISVPGMTECPSCGEYKLSHRVCKNCGSYNGEEVVSK, from the coding sequence ATGGCAGTACCAAAAAGAAGAACGTCTAAAACAAGAAAAAACAAACGTCGTACGCACTTCAAAATTTCAGTACCTGGTATGACTGAATGCCCAAGTTGTGGCGAATACAAATTATCTCACCGCGTATGTAAAAACTGTGGTTCTTACAATGGTGAAGAAGTCGTTTCTAAATAA